The sequence CCGCGGCGACTTGCGCAACGCTCGGGTTCGCGACCGGAGACCGCTGGATGAAGTCGAGCGCCTTGCGGATCCGGAAGTCGACTGGACGACGTGACGGCACGATGCCCGTCGTGAGCGCGGGGTCCGCGAAATCACGCCCGAGCGCCTTGATCAGATCCTCCAGAATCGGCAGGCAGCCCTCGTCGTGTGCAACGAGATGATGGGTGATCGCGGCTGCGAGACGGTCCACATGGTGACGCACGTCCGGCGTCACCACGACCAAGCGGTTCGGGAAGAGATCGGCCGATCCGTTGTCGGCCAACTGCAACCTGTCACGCAGCCAGGAGGGTTCGATCACCAGCGAAAGGATCAGCGACCCCATTTCGCCGTTGCCGTTTTTCGCATGCTCGACCCAGGGGTTCAGGCAGATCGCGCCTTCGGCGGTCAGCGTGCAGTCCTCTGCAGCGACACGGAAATCGCAATCGCTTCCGCCCAGCTTGAACAGGAACTGATATTGCGAATGCGCGTGAGCGACGAGCGGCCGGATGATGAAGTTGACCGTCGCGCGGCCGAAATCGCCACGCAGGATCCAGACAGGCTTCTCTGCGTTCTCTGCATCGGTGACTACGGTCGGCATACTCAAATTCTCTCTTGGCGGATCGGCTAAGCACGTGCCGTCACGCGTGTTTCGATCAAATGCTCGCGGCAAGCATCCCATTGCGCGCGCACTGCTTGACTCCGGAATGCGCGCACGAACGTCACTTAATCAAATGCCTGTTAACACGTCAATCGGTGAAAGCATGTTGGCCCCATTTCCGCTGCGCAGCCGCACTTGGGTGAACGAACGATTCGTGTGCTGCAGCCCGAGTGCGACTAGGCAGGTGAATTTCGGACGATTGGGTAAGTGACCGGCGCGTTCGACCAATCGCCGCGAGAGCGGCGACCCTATATTGAGAACCACGCGCATCGTGGCGCGAACAGAGCGACTCGACGTTTGACGAGAGGCAAGACATGGGATGGTTTGAACGCGAAGGAATTCGCTTCGCTTACGAGGAATTCGGGCTGCGCACCGCACCGGCGATCGTGTTCAGTCACGGCTTTCTGATGGACGGAGCGATGTTCCAGCCGAACGTTGCCGCACTCAGTGACGTGTTTCGATGCATCGTTTGGGACCAGCGCGGCTTCGGTGCGACCGGACCGACTGATCGCACCTTCAGCTACTGGGACTCCGCTCGGGATCTGATCGGTTTGCTCGATCATCTGGAGGTCGATTCGGCTTCGCTCGTCGGCATGTCGCAAGGCGGATTCCTGTCGATGCGAGCGGCGCTGCTCGAGCCCAATCGCTTTCGCGCGCTCGCGCTGATCTCGACCCGCAGCGATCGGGATGACGAGCCGGTGAAAGCGTCGTTCGAACAGCTGAAGATCGAATGGGCGCGCAATGGGGCGGCGAATGTGGCGTCGCCGATGGCTGCCTTCCTGTTCGGCCCGGACTATCGCGCATCGGCGTGGACCGCGAAATGGCTTCGAATGAGTCGCGACCATTTCGAGCGTCCGGTCGACGCGCTGACGACGCGAGACGATATCACGCCTCGACTTGAGAGCATTACGCACGCGTCGATGGTGTTTCATGGTCTGGACGATGCTGCGATCAGCCCGAGCTGCGGCGAGGCGCTCGCCTTGGGGCTGCCGAACTGCAAGGGGCTGGTGCTGGTGGACGGTGCGGGGCACACGCCCAATCTCACGCATCCCGCGAGCGTCAATCCGGCGTTGCGGGAGTTCTTGCTGCGCTACGGGCGTTGATTGAGCTCGGCTTGCCGTTACCGCTTTTCCTCTTCCGGCGCATCAATCGGAATTGAAATGAAGGAGGCTTCGAATACTTTGCAAAAATTGCTCTGCCGGACCCATGTCAGGCGAGGCGAGAACTGCAATCTTTCGATGAAGCGCTTCCATTCCGCGACGTACTGATTTGTCGAGATCAGCAGTAAATTCGGTATGTTTCGCCAACAGCGGCTCGATCGCATTGCGCGGGAGCCGATAGACTTTGCAGTGCGTGCGCGCGACGGCAGTAGCCGCGTGCGGTGCCTCGGTGAACATGGCAATCTCGCCGACGTATTCGCCAGCACCAATGCAGCCGAGCGTTTCGGCCGAGGCTCCTGATTGTTGTGTTAGTTCGAGAATGCCCCAAGCTACGACATAGAGCGCGGCGTCGATCGCCCCTTCCGAAAAAAGCGCTTCCCCGGGTTCCAGTCGAAGCAATTCGAGCAGCGCTGCAAGACTGTCGAGTTGTTGCTCGTCGAGGCACTCGAACAGGATGACGTCGCGAAGCAGACTGCGAGTGGTCAGCGCTTCTTCCGAGAGGTTGAGCTTTGAGGGTTCTTCCCGGCGGCTCTGGTCAAGAAACCCGGCATAGTGCAGTTGGCGGCGTACGCTTTGCAGCAGGAGATCCTTGGTCGATCCGAGAAGACTGGTGTCTCCGACAATAAATGAAATTTTGTAGGCGTTCCGCCTCGCACCGAGCTGAGTCAGAACGGCACTCGGCGCCGGCG comes from Trinickia violacea and encodes:
- a CDS encoding helix-turn-helix domain-containing protein codes for the protein MPTVVTDAENAEKPVWILRGDFGRATVNFIIRPLVAHAHSQYQFLFKLGGSDCDFRVAAEDCTLTAEGAICLNPWVEHAKNGNGEMGSLILSLVIEPSWLRDRLQLADNGSADLFPNRLVVVTPDVRHHVDRLAAAITHHLVAHDEGCLPILEDLIKALGRDFADPALTTGIVPSRRPVDFRIRKALDFIQRSPVANPSVAQVAAEVGLSRSRFFEQFRRCMGISPQHYIDWVRMSHAIQLLGASDKPLADIADELGFEEHSHFTRFFAQHMGVPPSEFRRHSVTLTTREG
- a CDS encoding alpha/beta fold hydrolase, yielding MGWFEREGIRFAYEEFGLRTAPAIVFSHGFLMDGAMFQPNVAALSDVFRCIVWDQRGFGATGPTDRTFSYWDSARDLIGLLDHLEVDSASLVGMSQGGFLSMRAALLEPNRFRALALISTRSDRDDEPVKASFEQLKIEWARNGAANVASPMAAFLFGPDYRASAWTAKWLRMSRDHFERPVDALTTRDDITPRLESITHASMVFHGLDDAAISPSCGEALALGLPNCKGLVLVDGAGHTPNLTHPASVNPALREFLLRYGR